The Microbacterium phyllosphaerae region TACCTGATCGTGACGATCCCCCTCACGCGCTTCAGCGCGTACCTGGAACGACGGATGGCGAAGCAGCGATGATCACCGATCTGATTGATGTCCACGCTCCTGCGATCGATCTGCAGGGGCTCGTGAAGAGCTTCGGCGACAACGAGGTACTCAAGGGCATCGACCTCACCGTCACAAAGGGCGAGGTCGTCTGCATCATCGGCCCGTCGGGTTCGGGAAAGTCGACGCTGCTGCGTTCGGTGAACCTGCTCGAGGAGCCGACGGGCGGCAAGGTGCTCATCGAGGGCATCGACATCACCGACCCCGACGTCGACATCGACCGGGTGCGCACGCGCATCGGCATGGTGTTCCAGAGCTTCAACCTGTTCCCGCACCTCGACGTGATGGGCAACCTCATGATCGCGCAGCAGCGCGTGAAGAAGCGCTCCAAGGCCGAGGCCGAGCGGATCGCGAAGGAGATGCTGGGTCGTGTCGGGCTCGCCGAGAAGGCCGACGCCTTCCCGGGCCACCTGTCCGGCGGACAGCAGCAGCGCGTCGCGATCGCGCGCGCACTCTGCATGAACCCCGACATGATGCTGTTCGACGAGCCCACCTCGGCGCTCGACCCCGAACTCGTCGGCGAGGTGCTGCAGGTCATGCGCTCGCTCGCGGACGAGGGCATGACCATGCTCGTGGTCACGCACGAGATGGGCTTCGCCCGCGAGGTCGGGTCACGTCTGATCTTCATGGACGGCGGTCACATCGTCGAAGAGGGCGACCCGCGCGAGGTGCTCGCCAACCCGCAGCATCCGCGTACCCAGGACTTCCTGGCCCGCGTGCTCTGATCGTCCGATCTCTTCATACAGCGACCCCCTCCTGCTGAATCAGCAGGAGGGGGTCGCTGTGTGGAGTGTCGGGTGGCGGCGTCAGGCCTCGACGACCTCGGCATCGGCGGCGTTGCGGCGCACCGAGTCGATGCCGTTCAGCGCGGCGGCCTTCGAGGAGTAGCCCTCGCTGATCGCGATGACCTCGCCGTTGCCGGACTTGAGGCGGAACCGGTACTCGCCGGACTTGTCGGTGTACAGCTCGAACTTGCCTGCCATGAGGCGTCCTTTCTCTCAGGAGTCGAGGGAGCGACGCCCTCGGGTTCACGGTATCCCGGAGTACTGGCTCAGGGAAAGAGGGCGGTTCAGCCCCGAGGGTGCACTGCCACGGGCTCGGGCGCGACGGCGATCCGCACCCGGTCGCCGAACGCCGGGTGGATGCCGGGTGCGTGCTGCAGACGCACGAGCTCGCCCGACTCGGTGCGCACGAGCGTGCGGCGCATGCTGCCCAGGAACGTGCTCTCCTGCACGAGTGCGTCGGTCGCGGCATCCGCCTCCGAGGCGAAGTGCACGTTCTCG contains the following coding sequences:
- a CDS encoding amino acid ABC transporter ATP-binding protein, with protein sequence MITDLIDVHAPAIDLQGLVKSFGDNEVLKGIDLTVTKGEVVCIIGPSGSGKSTLLRSVNLLEEPTGGKVLIEGIDITDPDVDIDRVRTRIGMVFQSFNLFPHLDVMGNLMIAQQRVKKRSKAEAERIAKEMLGRVGLAEKADAFPGHLSGGQQQRVAIARALCMNPDMMLFDEPTSALDPELVGEVLQVMRSLADEGMTMLVVTHEMGFAREVGSRLIFMDGGHIVEEGDPREVLANPQHPRTQDFLARVL
- a CDS encoding YegP family protein: MAGKFELYTDKSGEYRFRLKSGNGEVIAISEGYSSKAAALNGIDSVRRNAADAEVVEA